In Deinococcus sp. QL22, the following are encoded in one genomic region:
- a CDS encoding dienelactone hydrolase family protein, with protein MLKHTLPALALISLALTQPGSAQTPLTASPTTTVAVSEGQNIDVLSGGKAYKSYLAAPATTTPTTRRPAVILLHSFRGLEQGYRDLVDEMAAAGYVTLALGWQTFEPEPSDATVKLLVEDGLKALALRPDVNINTVGLTGFCAGGRYTMLLLPQMKAFKSGVAWYGFPDQGGTALKPQTPTALIGNLTAPILIIHGTRDQPSPIAGIYSYAQKLDAANKPFKLSVYQGEPHGFLLAESKLANTQASRDARRDMLNYFGETLK; from the coding sequence ATGCTCAAGCACACGCTGCCTGCATTGGCCCTGATCTCGCTCGCCCTCACGCAGCCTGGTTCGGCCCAAACGCCGCTCACAGCTAGCCCGACCACCACAGTTGCTGTATCGGAAGGGCAGAATATAGACGTGCTGAGCGGCGGAAAAGCCTACAAAAGCTATCTGGCCGCGCCTGCTACCACCACCCCGACCACCCGGCGACCTGCAGTGATTTTGCTGCATTCCTTCCGGGGCTTAGAGCAGGGCTACCGCGACTTGGTGGATGAAATGGCCGCTGCCGGATACGTGACACTGGCGCTGGGGTGGCAGACCTTTGAGCCGGAACCCAGCGACGCCACAGTAAAACTGCTTGTGGAAGACGGTCTGAAAGCCTTGGCTTTGCGCCCTGATGTGAATATCAACACGGTGGGACTGACCGGATTCTGCGCGGGCGGGCGCTACACCATGCTGCTGCTGCCCCAGATGAAAGCCTTCAAATCGGGAGTGGCGTGGTACGGCTTTCCCGATCAGGGCGGCACGGCGCTGAAGCCGCAAACGCCCACCGCCCTGATTGGCAACTTGACCGCGCCCATACTGATTATTCACGGCACGCGAGATCAGCCCAGCCCCATTGCGGGCATCTACAGCTACGCCCAGAAACTGGACGCGGCCAACAAGCCTTTTAAGCTGAGCGTGTATCAGGGCGAACCGCACGGATTCCTGCTGGCCGAGAGCAAGCTTGCCAACACGCAGGCCAGCCGCGACGCCCGGCGCGACATGCTGAACTACTTCGGGGAAACACTGAAGTAG
- a CDS encoding single-stranded DNA-binding protein, translating into MARGMNHVYLIGALARDPELRYTPTGVAVFEATVAGEDQVIGTDGRERKLPWYHRVSILGKPAEWQAERNLKGGDAVMVEGSLDYSQWEAPEGGKRSAVKVKALRMEQLGYTPELVQDAGGGVRMQNGMNEVVVIGNVVRDPELRYTPAGDAVLGIGLAVNETWNDRQGQKQEKTHWIDMTLWRELAEAMKDLRKGDPVLVQGRLVNESWQDKDGNKRNSTKIEATRVEALSRGAGVPGSPAATPAAPRPQTTSSTARPPAAASASRGANSGNRSGGLDIDQGLDDFPPEEEDLPF; encoded by the coding sequence ATGGCCCGAGGCATGAACCATGTTTACCTGATTGGCGCACTCGCCCGTGACCCCGAACTGCGTTACACCCCAACTGGTGTGGCGGTATTTGAGGCCACTGTCGCCGGAGAAGATCAAGTGATCGGAACTGATGGACGCGAGCGCAAACTTCCCTGGTATCACCGTGTGTCTATTCTCGGCAAACCCGCCGAGTGGCAGGCCGAACGCAACCTGAAGGGCGGAGACGCCGTGATGGTCGAAGGCAGCCTGGATTACAGCCAGTGGGAAGCGCCAGAAGGCGGCAAACGCAGCGCGGTGAAAGTCAAAGCACTCCGCATGGAGCAGCTAGGTTACACCCCGGAACTTGTACAGGATGCCGGAGGCGGCGTCCGGATGCAGAACGGCATGAACGAAGTAGTGGTGATCGGGAACGTCGTCCGCGACCCCGAACTGCGCTACACCCCCGCCGGAGACGCGGTACTCGGAATCGGCCTGGCCGTGAACGAGACGTGGAATGACCGTCAGGGGCAAAAGCAGGAAAAGACCCACTGGATCGACATGACGCTCTGGCGTGAACTGGCCGAAGCCATGAAAGATCTCCGCAAGGGTGATCCGGTACTGGTGCAGGGCCGACTGGTCAACGAATCATGGCAAGACAAAGACGGCAACAAGCGCAACAGCACCAAGATAGAGGCGACGCGAGTCGAAGCCCTGTCCCGAGGCGCGGGCGTTCCCGGTAGTCCCGCAGCCACCCCCGCCGCACCTCGTCCTCAGACCACGAGCAGTACGGCGCGTCCCCCAGCAGCGGCTTCGGCTAGTCGGGGAGCGAATTCGGGGAACCGTTCGGGCGGCTTGGATATTGATCAAGGTCTCGACGATTTTCCGCCGGAAGAAGAAGACCTGCCCTTTTAA
- the rpsF gene encoding 30S ribosomal protein S6: MNTYDLNLILNPNLSAEQVAIEKEYIETTLKGAGAEIASLDDVGNRRLAYAINKDREGYYLMYSIKANGNPEKDIAASLRLRDHVRRILVVKDRPEWKTKKA; encoded by the coding sequence ATGAATACCTACGATCTGAACCTGATCCTGAACCCCAACCTGAGTGCCGAGCAAGTGGCTATCGAGAAGGAGTACATCGAAACCACCCTGAAAGGGGCCGGGGCCGAAATCGCCAGCCTCGACGATGTGGGCAACCGCCGTTTGGCCTACGCCATCAACAAAGACCGCGAAGGCTACTACTTGATGTACTCCATCAAAGCCAACGGCAATCCTGAAAAGGACATCGCCGCCAGCCTGCGCCTGCGCGATCACGTCCGCCGTATCTTGGTGGTCAAAGACCGCCCAGAGTGGAAGACGAAGAAAGCCTGA
- the rpsR gene encoding 30S ribosomal protein S18, translating to MTQSNSADRKPRGKGPKRPRKPKVDPFSIGELEITDYKDVKMLRRFVSDTGKILPRRRTGLSAKHQRRIAQTIKIARQLALLPYTEKLVRK from the coding sequence ATGACGCAGTCAAACAGTGCCGACCGCAAACCGCGCGGCAAGGGGCCCAAGCGCCCCCGCAAGCCCAAGGTCGACCCGTTCTCCATTGGCGAACTGGAAATCACCGACTACAAAGACGTGAAGATGTTGCGCCGTTTCGTCAGCGATACGGGCAAGATTCTTCCTCGCCGCCGCACCGGCCTCTCGGCCAAGCACCAGCGCCGCATCGCGCAGACGATTAAAATCGCCCGCCAGCTTGCTCTGTTGCCCTACACCGAGAAACTGGTTCGGAAGTAA
- the rplI gene encoding 50S ribosomal protein L9, with product MQIILLEPGRLGKTGDIVEVKAGYARNWLIPQGMATPATTTNMKSLEARLRSRQKIQAQEKAVAEDLASRLNGVAVEISVRAGEGKVYGAVTHGNVADALDRLGFDVDRRKIEMPKTVKEIGEYDIAYRAHPEVTIPMKLVVHAQK from the coding sequence ATGCAAATTATTCTTCTTGAACCCGGTCGCCTTGGCAAAACCGGCGACATCGTGGAAGTCAAGGCCGGGTACGCCCGCAACTGGCTGATTCCTCAGGGAATGGCCACGCCCGCCACGACCACCAACATGAAGAGCCTCGAAGCCCGCCTCCGCTCGCGCCAGAAGATTCAGGCGCAGGAGAAGGCCGTGGCCGAAGACCTCGCTAGCCGCCTCAACGGTGTGGCTGTCGAAATCAGCGTCCGCGCTGGCGAAGGCAAAGTTTACGGAGCCGTCACGCACGGGAACGTGGCCGACGCCCTTGACCGCCTCGGCTTTGACGTAGACCGCCGCAAGATCGAAATGCCGAAGACCGTGAAGGAAATTGGCGAATACGATATTGCTTACCGCGCTCACCCGGAAGTCACCATTCCGATGAAGCTCGTGGTACACGCTCAGAAGTAA